The following proteins come from a genomic window of bacterium:
- a CDS encoding aldo/keto reductase, translated as MKTRKLGGSNLNLSVIGLGAWAIGGSGWAYGWGDQSDKNSVEAIKRSMDLGVNWIDTAPVYGLGHSEEIVGKAIKGLRDKFYIATKCGLIWDAKGKLGYDLSAESVRKEAENSLARLKISYIDLYQIHWPFPDEKIEEAWEEIMRLKDEGKIRYGGVSNFNVPQIQRILKIGPVVSLQPPYNMLNRAIEKDIINFCADNNIGIVAYSPMSCGLLTGKYDRAKISSLPEDDWRKKENGEFREPNLEVNLWLIEELKKVADELDTTVARLSLAWVINRESVTAAIAGTRNKKQIEETAPASGIILSVDIMDRIGKLLKIRDEKLGIIHELRKSLPGKYKGNKEKK; from the coding sequence ATGAAAACAAGAAAACTGGGCGGTTCAAATCTTAATTTGAGCGTTATCGGCCTCGGAGCGTGGGCGATTGGAGGTTCGGGATGGGCTTACGGCTGGGGAGACCAGTCCGATAAAAATTCAGTTGAAGCCATTAAAAGAAGCATGGATTTGGGAGTGAACTGGATAGATACGGCTCCTGTTTACGGTTTGGGGCATTCCGAAGAAATAGTGGGAAAAGCAATTAAAGGCTTAAGGGATAAGTTTTATATAGCTACAAAGTGCGGGCTCATATGGGATGCAAAAGGCAAGTTAGGGTATGATTTATCCGCCGAAAGCGTGAGAAAAGAAGCGGAAAACAGCCTTGCGAGATTAAAAATCAGCTATATAGATCTTTATCAGATTCACTGGCCTTTTCCCGACGAAAAAATTGAAGAGGCATGGGAAGAGATAATGCGGCTTAAGGATGAAGGCAAAATAAGATATGGGGGAGTGTCTAACTTTAATGTGCCGCAGATTCAGAGAATCCTGAAAATAGGGCCTGTTGTATCGCTGCAGCCGCCTTATAATATGTTAAACAGGGCAATTGAGAAGGATATAATCAATTTTTGCGCGGATAATAATATCGGAATTGTCGCATATAGCCCGATGTCATGCGGGCTGTTGACCGGTAAATATGACAGGGCCAAAATAAGTTCTCTCCCTGAAGATGACTGGAGGAAAAAAGAAAACGGTGAGTTCAGGGAACCTAACCTGGAAGTCAATCTGTGGCTGATAGAAGAATTGAAAAAAGTTGCTGATGAACTTGATACTACCGTTGCCCGGTTATCGCTTGCCTGGGTTATTAACAGGGAGTCTGTTACAGCGGCGATTGCGGGAACGCGCAATAAAAAGCAGATAGAGGAAACCGCTCCGGCATCCGGCATAATTCTTAGCGTGGATATAATGGACAGAATCGGGAAACTTCTCAAAATCAGGGATGAAAAACTGGGAATCATACATGAACTCAGGAAAAGTTTGCCGGGAAAATATAAAGGGAATAAGGAGAAAAAATAA
- a CDS encoding BON domain-containing protein, whose amino-acid sequence MKYIIFLLVLMFTFSSAYCADKSRAKREKEASLQEKVSTGTNFGSSKINVISNKDIQDKVTDTLKKADIVPVEELEILVKDSIVTVSGNVDSLEQKDKIQQAIMSVPGVRGYKSNLKIRK is encoded by the coding sequence ATGAAATACATTATTTTCTTGCTGGTTTTAATGTTTACCTTTTCATCCGCTTATTGCGCGGACAAATCCAGGGCAAAGAGAGAAAAAGAGGCGTCTCTCCAGGAAAAAGTCTCTACGGGAACCAATTTCGGCAGCAGTAAAATAAATGTTATCTCCAACAAAGATATACAGGATAAGGTTACGGATACCTTAAAAAAAGCCGACATAGTCCCTGTTGAAGAATTAGAAATATTGGTAAAAGACAGCATTGTGACTGTCAGCGGAAACGTCGATTCCCTGGAACAAAAAGACAAAATCCAGCAGGCGATAATGTCTGTGCCGGGTGTCAGGGGATACAAAAGCAATTTAAAAATAAGGAAATAA